Proteins encoded within one genomic window of Blattabacterium cuenoti:
- a CDS encoding deoxyhypusine synthase family protein, which produces MKDSITITSFIDKYFLHFNALTLSEAAKAYKYHIKNNGKMMITLAGAMSTAELGKILAEMIRKNKVHIISCTGANLEEDITNLIAHSHYKKIPNYRDLTPDEEKNFLKKGFNRVTDTCIPEEQAFKLLQKHIFNMWKRAKEKSKRYFPHEYIYQLLLENILEPYYNINSKDSWVLAAAKKNLPMVVPGWEDSTMGNIFSSYCMKKLFQPFLVKNGIEYMIYLAKWYQKESAHRKIGFFQIGGGISGDFPICVVPMLSQDIGLHPTPFWSYFCQISDSTTSYGSYSGAIPNEKITWGKLDKDTPKFIIESDATIVAPLIFAYILNM; this is translated from the coding sequence ATGAAAGATTCTATTACTATTACTTCATTCATTGATAAATATTTTCTTCATTTTAATGCTCTAACTTTATCAGAAGCAGCTAAAGCATATAAATATCATATCAAAAATAATGGAAAAATGATGATAACCTTAGCTGGAGCTATGAGTACAGCAGAATTAGGAAAAATATTAGCGGAAATGATAAGGAAAAATAAAGTACATATAATTTCTTGTACTGGAGCTAACTTAGAAGAAGATATAACAAATTTAATAGCTCATTCTCATTATAAAAAAATTCCCAATTATAGAGATTTAACTCCAGATGAAGAAAAAAATTTTTTAAAAAAAGGATTCAATCGTGTAACAGATACATGTATTCCGGAAGAACAAGCTTTTAAACTTTTACAAAAACATATTTTCAATATGTGGAAAAGAGCTAAAGAAAAATCTAAACGATATTTTCCTCATGAATATATTTATCAATTATTATTAGAAAATATTTTGGAACCATATTATAATATAAATTCAAAAGATAGTTGGGTATTAGCTGCTGCAAAAAAAAATTTACCTATGGTTGTTCCAGGTTGGGAAGATAGCACAATGGGAAATATTTTTTCCTCATATTGTATGAAAAAATTATTTCAACCATTCCTCGTTAAAAATGGAATAGAATACATGATTTATTTAGCTAAATGGTATCAAAAAGAATCTGCTCATAGGAAAATAGGATTTTTTCAAATAGGTGGAGGGATTTCAGGAGACTTTCCTATTTGTGTTGTTCCCATGCTTTCACAAGATATAGGATTACATCCGACTCCTTTTTGGTCTTATTTTTGTCAAATTTCAGATTCTACTACTAGCTATGGATCTTATTCTGGAGCCATTCCTAATGAAAAAATCACTTGGGGGAAACTCGATAAAGATACTCCAAAATTTATTATAGAATCAGATGCGACCATTGTTGCTCCATTAATTTTTGCATATATATTAAATATGTAA
- the lpdA gene encoding dihydrolipoyl dehydrogenase, which translates to MMMMHNYNNYDIVVIGSGPGGYISAIRASQLGFHTAIVEKYQELGGTCLNVGCIPSKSLLDSSKYYFLAKKNYYDEHGIFFHKLSLDFQKMMRRKNEIVKKTSNGVKYLMKKNNIDLYQGIATFKKKNILSIKNKESLKEIKFKHCIIATGSKPLGLPFFLNFNHKKRIISSTEALFLKEKPNQLIIIGGGTIGLELGSIYSRLGSSVTIIDSMNRIISNMDHSLSQEIEKILKKSFIKIKTSSLVTNIISNDDNTVSVHVKDNNNGNNKIYTGDYCLISIGRNPYTKNLGLENIGIKKNKKGFILVDNFLQSSVKNIYAIGDVIGGKMLAHKAEEEGLYVVEHIAGQKPNKINYDLIPSVVYTYPEISSVGNTEDEIKKKGIEYNIGYFPMKILGRARASGNTEGFIKIISHKKTDEILGVHMIGDHVSDMIMEATVAMEFRASSEDIYRICHPHPTFSEAFKEAALLSFENHSLHY; encoded by the coding sequence ATGATGATGATGCATAATTATAATAATTATGATATTGTAGTGATAGGATCTGGTCCAGGAGGTTATATATCCGCTATTCGTGCAAGTCAACTTGGTTTTCACACCGCTATTGTAGAAAAATACCAAGAATTAGGAGGAACATGTTTAAATGTAGGATGCATTCCTTCTAAATCCCTTTTAGATTCTTCTAAATATTACTTTTTAGCTAAAAAAAACTATTATGATGAACATGGAATTTTTTTCCATAAACTTTCTTTAGATTTCCAAAAAATGATGAGGAGAAAAAATGAAATAGTAAAAAAAACAAGTAATGGAGTAAAATATTTGATGAAAAAAAACAATATTGATTTATATCAAGGGATAGCTACTTTTAAAAAAAAGAACATTCTTTCTATAAAGAATAAAGAATCTTTAAAGGAAATAAAATTCAAACATTGTATCATAGCTACAGGATCCAAACCTTTAGGTCTTCCATTTTTTTTAAATTTCAATCATAAAAAAAGAATTATTTCTTCTACAGAAGCTCTTTTTCTGAAAGAAAAACCAAATCAATTAATAATAATTGGAGGAGGAACAATAGGACTGGAATTAGGATCTATTTACAGTAGATTGGGCAGTTCTGTTACTATTATTGATTCTATGAATAGGATTATCTCAAATATGGATCATTCTTTAAGTCAAGAAATTGAAAAAATACTGAAAAAATCTTTTATTAAAATAAAAACCTCTTCGTTAGTTACGAATATCATTTCAAATGATGATAATACAGTATCAGTTCATGTCAAAGATAACAATAATGGAAATAATAAAATATATACAGGAGATTATTGTCTTATATCCATTGGAAGGAATCCTTATACAAAAAATCTAGGATTAGAAAATATAGGAATAAAAAAAAACAAAAAAGGATTCATCTTAGTTGATAATTTTTTACAAAGTTCTGTAAAAAATATTTATGCTATAGGAGATGTTATAGGTGGAAAAATGTTAGCGCACAAAGCGGAAGAAGAAGGATTATATGTAGTTGAACATATAGCAGGACAAAAACCAAATAAAATAAACTACGATTTAATTCCCTCAGTGGTATATACTTATCCTGAAATATCTAGTGTGGGAAATACAGAAGATGAAATCAAGAAAAAAGGAATAGAATATAATATAGGATATTTTCCTATGAAAATATTAGGAAGAGCTCGTGCAAGTGGAAATACTGAAGGTTTTATAAAAATTATTTCTCATAAAAAAACAGATGAAATTCTAGGAGTTCATATGATAGGAGATCATGTTTCAGATATGATTATGGAAGCCACTGTTGCAATGGAATTTCGTGCTTCTTCAGAAGACATATATAGAATTTGTCATCCACATCCTACTTTTAGCGAAGCTTTTAAAGAGGCAGCATTATTAAGTTTTGAAAATCATTCTTTACATTATTAA
- a CDS encoding uracil-DNA glycosylase, with protein sequence MIKKINSDWIFHLRNEWGKPYFQKLKNFLNREYKKYICFPEKKNIFSSLNHCPFQKVKVVILGQDPYYKKNQADGLSFSVPNGISFPPSLRNIFIEVNNSFNRKELLPSNGSLIGWAKQGVLLLNSILTVREGFPGSHKDKGWEIFTEKIIQIISNKKKNIVFLLWGKYAIKKASVINFYNEHYILKASHPSPFSANISFFGSKHFLKTNQFLHKKGKKTICWYNKN encoded by the coding sequence ATGATTAAAAAAATTAATTCTGATTGGATTTTTCATTTAAGAAATGAATGGGGAAAACCTTATTTTCAAAAATTAAAAAACTTTCTTAACAGAGAATATAAAAAATACATTTGTTTTCCAGAAAAGAAAAACATTTTTTCATCTTTAAATCATTGTCCTTTTCAAAAAGTAAAAGTTGTCATTTTAGGACAAGATCCTTATTACAAAAAAAATCAAGCAGATGGACTTTCTTTTTCTGTTCCGAATGGAATTTCTTTTCCTCCTTCACTAAGGAATATTTTTATAGAAGTCAACAATTCTTTTAACAGAAAGGAGTTACTTCCATCTAATGGATCTTTGATTGGATGGGCTAAACAAGGAGTTTTACTCCTTAATTCTATTTTAACAGTTAGAGAAGGGTTTCCTGGATCTCATAAAGATAAAGGATGGGAGATTTTTACAGAAAAAATTATACAAATAATTTCTAATAAAAAAAAGAATATTGTTTTTCTATTATGGGGAAAATATGCTATAAAAAAAGCATCCGTCATCAATTTTTATAACGAACATTATATTTTAAAAGCTTCACATCCATCTCCTTTTTCTGCAAATATTAGTTTTTTTGGATCCAAACATTTTTTAAAGACTAATCAATTTTTGCATAAAAAAGGAAAAAAAACTATTTGTTGGTATAACAAAAACTGA
- a CDS encoding 4Fe-4S binding protein has product MSIKITEECINCGACESECPNRAIYEGGKMWRMSDGTSLKKGKNKELEMDPTIPKNPKEQEIYFVVSEKCTECVGFYDEPQCAIICPVNCCILDKNHFETKEDLFQKKKFLHGE; this is encoded by the coding sequence ATGTCCATAAAAATCACAGAAGAATGTATTAATTGTGGAGCATGTGAATCAGAATGTCCTAATAGAGCTATTTATGAAGGAGGGAAGATGTGGAGAATGTCAGACGGAACTTCTTTAAAGAAAGGAAAAAACAAAGAATTAGAAATGGATCCTACTATTCCTAAAAATCCTAAGGAACAAGAAATTTATTTTGTAGTTTCAGAAAAATGTACAGAGTGTGTTGGTTTTTATGATGAACCTCAATGCGCAATAATATGTCCAGTGAATTGTTGCATCTTAGATAAAAATCATTTTGAAACTAAAGAAGATCTTTTTCAGAAAAAAAAATTCTTGCATGGTGAGTAA
- the ribD gene encoding bifunctional diaminohydroxyphosphoribosylaminopyrimidine deaminase/5-amino-6-(5-phosphoribosylamino)uracil reductase RibD, with amino-acid sequence MKEKIIFMYRAIQLAKKGLGSTSPNPMVGCVIERNGLILSEGWHYQAGKSHAEVNAINMVKDISLFSDSTLYVTLEPCVHFGKTPPCVDLILKRNIPRVVIGVRDPSYKKKGLGIQKLKEYGVEVIENVLEDQCRFLNKRFFTFYEKNRPYVILKWAQSDNGFMDYSFNNKKDRKRFWISGIYSRQLSHKWRSEEDSLLVGKKTVLNDNPKLNVRKWFGKNPIRIILDRNLNISTSYFVFNGEQHTIVFTEKKKENKKNIEFVQISFDKGIIKNILNHLYQKKILSLIVEGGKMTLESFIEKNIWDESRIFLCYRSFSLKKGLSAPIVDGKILKKVDIDDNDKLIIKVPF; translated from the coding sequence ATGAAAGAGAAAATAATTTTTATGTATAGAGCCATTCAATTGGCTAAAAAGGGGTTGGGATCTACTTCTCCTAATCCTATGGTAGGATGTGTCATAGAAAGAAATGGTTTAATTCTTTCTGAAGGATGGCATTATCAAGCAGGAAAATCTCATGCAGAAGTTAATGCTATTAATATGGTAAAGGATATTTCTTTATTTTCTGATTCTACTCTTTATGTGACATTAGAACCATGTGTTCATTTTGGAAAAACTCCTCCTTGTGTTGATTTAATTCTTAAAAGAAATATCCCTAGAGTGGTAATAGGTGTACGAGATCCTTCTTATAAGAAAAAAGGATTAGGCATACAAAAATTAAAAGAATATGGAGTAGAAGTTATAGAAAATGTTTTAGAAGATCAATGTCGTTTTTTGAATAAACGTTTTTTTACTTTCTATGAAAAAAATAGACCTTATGTTATATTAAAATGGGCACAAAGTGATAACGGATTTATGGATTATTCTTTTAATAATAAAAAAGATCGTAAACGTTTTTGGATTAGTGGGATTTATTCTAGACAATTGAGTCATAAATGGAGATCAGAAGAGGATAGTCTTTTAGTAGGAAAAAAAACTGTATTAAATGATAATCCTAAATTAAATGTTAGAAAATGGTTTGGAAAGAATCCTATTCGGATTATTCTTGATAGAAATTTGAATATATCTACTTCTTATTTTGTTTTTAATGGAGAACAACATACAATTGTTTTTACGGAAAAAAAAAAAGAAAATAAAAAAAATATAGAATTTGTTCAGATTTCTTTCGATAAAGGAATCATAAAGAATATATTAAATCATTTATATCAAAAAAAAATTTTATCCTTAATTGTAGAAGGAGGAAAAATGACTTTAGAAAGTTTCATTGAAAAAAATATTTGGGACGAATCTAGAATTTTTTTATGTTATCGTTCTTTTTCCTTAAAAAAAGGATTATCTGCTCCTATAGTAGATGGAAAAATATTAAAAAAAGTTGATATTGATGATAATGATAAATTAATTATTAAAGTTCCATTTTAA
- a CDS encoding shikimate dehydrogenase family protein, with product MKIEKKKYDKSIFGLVGKKISYSFSKNFFLEKFKKESIHHVTYEIFDIPNIEDILYIFKNPYLKGCNITIPYKTSVIPFLTQVMPEAKSIGSVNVVKIQNQHRRIGYNTDVLGFELSFQKDMNKFAYHENNNTMSALILGTGGVSKSISFILRKWKIPYKYVSRKKKNKNFIVYEELNKDLIENCKIIINCTPLGTYPMVKLCPPLPYQYISSYHYLYDVVYNPSKTLFLKKGEKRGAMIRNGLEMLRIQAEESWKIWNS from the coding sequence TTGAAAATAGAAAAAAAAAAATATGATAAATCTATTTTTGGACTAGTTGGAAAGAAAATCAGTTATTCTTTTTCAAAGAATTTTTTTTTAGAAAAATTTAAAAAGGAATCTATTCATCATGTGACTTACGAAATCTTTGATATTCCAAATATAGAGGATATTTTATATATTTTTAAAAATCCTTATTTAAAAGGGTGCAACATTACTATTCCATATAAAACGAGTGTTATTCCTTTTCTTACTCAAGTTATGCCAGAAGCAAAATCTATTGGTTCAGTAAATGTAGTTAAAATACAGAATCAACATAGAAGAATTGGATACAATACAGATGTTTTAGGATTTGAGTTATCCTTTCAAAAGGATATGAATAAATTTGCATATCATGAAAACAATAATACAATGTCTGCTTTGATTCTTGGAACTGGAGGTGTCTCTAAATCTATTTCATTTATTTTAAGAAAATGGAAAATTCCATATAAATATGTTTCTAGAAAGAAAAAAAATAAGAATTTTATTGTGTATGAAGAATTAAATAAAGATTTAATAGAAAATTGTAAGATTATCATTAATTGCACTCCTTTAGGAACTTATCCTATGGTAAAATTATGTCCTCCTTTACCTTATCAATATATTTCTTCTTATCACTATCTTTATGATGTAGTTTATAATCCATCTAAAACTTTGTTCTTAAAAAAAGGAGAAAAGAGAGGAGCTATGATTAGAAATGGATTAGAAATGTTACGGATTCAAGCAGAAGAATCTTGGAAAATATGGAATTCTTAG
- the rpsU gene encoding 30S ribosomal protein S21 has product MVLITTVREGESIDKALKKCKKKFDKTRILKEFREKQQYIKPSEGRRNKILKARYRERMRLKKEE; this is encoded by the coding sequence GTGGTATTAATTACGACAGTAAGAGAAGGTGAATCAATCGATAAGGCCTTGAAGAAATGTAAAAAAAAATTCGATAAAACGCGTATTTTAAAAGAATTTAGAGAAAAACAACAATATATAAAACCTTCTGAAGGAAGAAGAAATAAAATTTTAAAAGCTAGATACAGAGAACGTATGAGATTAAAAAAAGAAGAATAG
- the recG gene encoding ATP-dependent DNA helicase RecG: MSYNILEKSIEHLKGVSSKKARLFNIELNIHTYEDLLSFYPKKYINCSILNISEFKSNIEKNNNNNIIQILGKVTKIEEKKINPNNKKGRIILIARLEDHTGFIELVWFQKINFFKKNIKKNVPIVVLIFGNIKLYQKKIQIIHPNIQKFKLKNNFYPIYSISKKFKENGINNLLMINLLQNLIKESKNEIKEIFFQDIIIKKKLMPRKEALIQIHFPKSSEKLFQAQYRLKFEELFFLKLSFLYKNKNTTSLSSYPFYKLGKNFSKFYKYFLPFTLTEEQKRVFKEIWNDLKKPIQMNRLLQGDVGCGKTIIAILSMLVALDNGFQSCLMVPTEVLAVQHYSSIKKMFSEIGVKIALLTSSTSNKRRECIYHDLFTGKISILIGTHTLIQDKVIFKNLGLAIIDEQQRFGVEQRAKIWEKNKKPPHILIMTATPIPRTLAMTLYKNLKISIIKEYPKGRKPIKTVHFFNKMRYKVFEIIKNQIIKGRQIYIVYPTIEEKEKFSRYQNLIKGYHILKEKFKNLENQIGILHGKMTPQEKNIQMIRFLRGETKIMVSTTVIEVGVDVPNASIILIENADCFGLSQLHQLRGRVGRGVHQSYCILMTNDKISIEGHFRIKKMCQTNNGLEIAKEDLKLRGSGDLTGTKQSGRTSYLRIANLMKDYQLMKEVIPIAKNFFYKNPNFLLTQKTTTKSHFYKYYKSFWGRIS, from the coding sequence ATGTCATACAATATTTTAGAAAAATCTATAGAACATTTAAAAGGAGTAAGCTCAAAAAAAGCCCGTCTATTTAATATTGAATTGAATATTCATACATATGAAGATTTACTTTCTTTTTATCCAAAAAAATATATTAATTGCTCCATATTAAATATATCAGAATTCAAATCAAATATTGAAAAAAATAATAACAATAATATAATACAAATATTAGGAAAAGTAACCAAGATAGAAGAAAAAAAAATTAATCCTAATAATAAAAAAGGAAGAATTATATTGATAGCACGTTTAGAAGATCATACAGGTTTTATTGAATTGGTATGGTTTCAAAAAATAAATTTTTTTAAGAAAAATATTAAAAAAAATGTTCCAATAGTCGTATTAATTTTTGGAAACATTAAATTATATCAAAAAAAAATTCAAATTATTCATCCAAATATTCAAAAATTCAAACTCAAAAATAATTTTTATCCTATCTACTCTATTTCTAAAAAATTTAAAGAAAACGGAATCAATAATTTATTGATGATTAATCTATTACAAAACTTAATAAAAGAATCAAAAAATGAGATAAAAGAAATTTTCTTTCAAGATATTATTATTAAAAAAAAATTAATGCCAAGAAAAGAAGCGTTAATTCAAATACATTTTCCTAAATCTTCAGAAAAACTATTTCAAGCACAATATCGTTTAAAATTTGAAGAATTGTTCTTTTTAAAATTATCTTTCTTATATAAGAATAAAAACACAACATCATTATCCAGTTATCCTTTTTACAAATTAGGGAAAAATTTTTCAAAATTCTACAAATATTTCTTACCCTTTACTTTAACAGAAGAACAAAAAAGAGTTTTTAAAGAAATATGGAATGACTTAAAAAAACCTATTCAAATGAATAGATTATTACAAGGAGATGTAGGATGTGGAAAAACGATAATAGCTATATTATCAATGCTTGTTGCTTTAGATAATGGGTTTCAATCTTGTTTGATGGTTCCAACTGAAGTTTTAGCTGTACAACATTATTCTTCCATAAAAAAAATGTTTTCTGAAATTGGAGTTAAAATAGCTTTATTAACAAGTTCCACTTCTAATAAAAGACGTGAATGTATCTATCATGATCTTTTCACAGGAAAGATTTCTATTTTAATAGGAACACATACTTTAATTCAAGATAAAGTTATTTTTAAAAATCTTGGATTAGCAATAATAGATGAGCAACAACGTTTTGGAGTGGAACAAAGAGCAAAAATTTGGGAAAAAAATAAAAAACCTCCTCACATATTAATCATGACAGCAACACCTATTCCTAGAACTTTAGCTATGACTCTTTACAAAAATTTAAAAATTTCTATTATTAAAGAATATCCTAAAGGAAGAAAACCAATTAAAACCGTTCATTTTTTCAATAAAATGAGATATAAAGTATTTGAAATAATAAAAAATCAAATTATAAAAGGAAGACAAATATACATTGTCTATCCTACTATAGAAGAAAAGGAAAAATTTAGTAGATATCAAAATTTAATAAAAGGATATCATATTTTAAAAGAAAAATTCAAAAATTTGGAAAATCAAATTGGAATTTTACATGGAAAAATGACACCTCAAGAAAAAAACATTCAAATGATTCGATTTTTACGTGGAGAAACTAAAATAATGGTTTCTACTACCGTTATAGAAGTAGGAGTTGATGTTCCAAATGCTTCAATCATTTTAATAGAAAATGCAGATTGTTTTGGATTGTCTCAATTACATCAATTAAGAGGGAGAGTAGGAAGAGGAGTTCACCAAAGTTATTGCATTCTTATGACAAATGATAAAATTAGTATTGAAGGACATTTTAGAATAAAAAAAATGTGTCAAACTAATAACGGTTTAGAAATTGCAAAAGAAGATCTTAAATTACGAGGAAGTGGAGATTTAACAGGAACAAAACAAAGCGGAAGAACTTCTTATTTAAGAATTGCAAATCTTATGAAAGATTATCAGCTCATGAAAGAAGTTATTCCTA